One window from the genome of Spirochaeta isovalerica encodes:
- the rplL gene encoding 50S ribosomal protein L7/L12, producing the protein MAALTNDQILEAVANMTVLEVSELIKAMEEKFDVSAAAPVMVAGGAAAPGAAAAEEQSEFDVILKGFGDKKIAVIKAVREITGLGLKEAKEVVEAGDKAVKEGVSKEEAETIKAKLEEAGASVELK; encoded by the coding sequence ATGGCAGCACTTACTAATGACCAGATTCTGGAAGCAGTAGCAAATATGACAGTTCTTGAGGTTTCTGAACTGATCAAAGCTATGGAAGAAAAATTTGATGTATCTGCAGCAGCTCCCGTTATGGTAGCTGGTGGAGCAGCAGCACCCGGTGCGGCGGCCGCTGAAGAGCAGTCTGAATTCGACGTAATCCTCAAAGGATTCGGAGATAAGAAAATTGCTGTAATCAAAGCTGTAAGAGAAATTACTGGTCTCGGTCTTAAAGAGGCTAAAGAAGTAGTTGAAGCTGGAGATAAAGCTGTTAAAGAAGGCGTTTCCAAAGAAGAAGCTGAAACTATTAAAGCTAAACTCGAGGAAGCTGGCGCATCAGTTGAGCTTAAATAG
- the rplJ gene encoding 50S ribosomal protein L10 produces MAEVKIQQSKIDAVKSLKEAFGEANDFIFADFRGINVEKVTELRRKLREGDAELKVVKNNYAKIAFKELDHPEVAEFLVGPTAVAMIKGEAGAAAKTLVEFESETPLKLKSGLIGGELFDLEKIVAFSKLPTKKELIQMLLFAIQGTTTKLVRTLQAVADKKAEEGDASAVPTAEEAAPAEEAAPAAPAEDAAPAADAEASAE; encoded by the coding sequence ATGGCTGAAGTTAAAATACAGCAGAGTAAAATAGACGCCGTTAAATCTCTGAAGGAAGCATTCGGTGAAGCAAATGACTTCATTTTTGCAGATTTCAGAGGAATTAACGTAGAAAAAGTAACTGAGTTGAGAAGGAAGCTTCGCGAAGGTGATGCTGAACTTAAAGTTGTAAAAAACAACTATGCTAAGATTGCTTTTAAAGAACTTGATCATCCCGAAGTCGCCGAGTTCCTTGTTGGACCCACGGCTGTGGCTATGATTAAAGGTGAAGCTGGTGCAGCTGCTAAAACTCTTGTTGAATTCGAAAGTGAGACTCCTCTTAAACTTAAAAGCGGTTTGATTGGTGGTGAGCTTTTCGATCTTGAGAAGATTGTGGCTTTTTCCAAGCTTCCCACGAAGAAAGAGCTTATTCAGATGCTTCTTTTTGCAATCCAGGGTACTACAACCAAGCTTGTTAGAACTCTTCAGGCTGTTGCAGATAAGAAAGCGGAAGAAGGTGATGCTTCTGCAGTACCTACTGCTGAGGAAGCTGCTCCGGCTGAAGAGGCGGCTCCGGCTGCTCCTGCAGAAGATGCTGCACCCGCGGCTGATGCGGAAGCTTCCGCAGAATAA
- a CDS encoding BMP family ABC transporter substrate-binding protein, whose amino-acid sequence MICFKKISKYLIPAIMATFLLTGCSEKKEEKEDRSFSIAVFVPGVLAGSPTYEMMDKGVRAAALKKGATVKTVEGGFNQAEWAEKVTALAAEGTYDLIVSSNPSMPEISREAQKHYPDQDFLILEGSGRPDDQISTFFFNHRELAFLLGNFAGLVTDSRMDGSSVKKVGLIAGQEYPDMNNLIKPGFEMGFKNINSDIELDFRVIGNWYDASKASDLAADMYANGADIILTIAGGANQGVVSAAKTAGKFVLWYDSNGYAIEPGVVIGSGIIREDKAAIEMVNRAIDGSLTRGTAIKAGVKEGYIDFIDDDANYQKYVPLNIREEMDKIIKDMRAGNITLPAGSEG is encoded by the coding sequence ATGATCTGTTTTAAAAAGATATCGAAATATCTGATTCCCGCCATAATGGCGACTTTCCTGCTGACGGGCTGCAGCGAAAAAAAAGAAGAAAAAGAAGACAGGAGTTTCTCCATAGCCGTCTTTGTGCCGGGAGTTCTGGCGGGAAGCCCCACTTATGAAATGATGGACAAGGGTGTGCGCGCTGCGGCTCTGAAAAAAGGCGCCACTGTAAAAACAGTCGAAGGCGGGTTCAATCAGGCCGAATGGGCGGAGAAAGTAACGGCTCTCGCTGCTGAAGGAACATACGATCTGATTGTTTCTTCCAACCCCTCCATGCCGGAGATCAGCCGCGAAGCTCAGAAGCACTACCCCGATCAGGATTTCCTCATCCTCGAAGGAAGCGGAAGACCGGACGATCAGATTTCAACTTTTTTCTTTAACCACAGAGAACTGGCTTTTCTGCTTGGAAATTTTGCCGGCCTCGTTACCGATAGCCGAATGGATGGATCTTCCGTAAAAAAAGTCGGCCTTATCGCCGGACAGGAATATCCCGATATGAACAATCTGATAAAACCGGGTTTTGAGATGGGCTTTAAAAACATCAATAGCGATATTGAACTGGATTTCCGGGTTATCGGAAACTGGTACGATGCTTCAAAAGCCTCCGATCTCGCAGCGGATATGTATGCGAACGGGGCTGATATTATTCTCACCATTGCGGGGGGAGCCAATCAGGGCGTCGTGTCCGCGGCAAAGACTGCAGGAAAATTCGTCTTATGGTATGATTCCAACGGCTATGCCATTGAGCCGGGCGTCGTGATAGGTTCCGGTATAATCCGGGAGGACAAAGCGGCGATTGAAATGGTCAATCGGGCTATCGACGGATCTCTCACAAGAGGAACAGCGATCAAGGCCGGAGTTAAAGAGGGTTATATTGATTTCATAGACGATGATGCCAACTACCAGAAGTATGTACCTCTAAACATCCGGGAAGAGATGGATAAAATCATAAAAGACATGAGAGCGGGGAATATAACCCTGCCCGCCGGATCAGAGGGATAG
- a CDS encoding xylulokinase has protein sequence MILAVDIGTSSIKGAIISPEGYAFAYHKVHLFPEDRNYPGEGYAGSWKSGFIEIASILRRQDISAVVISGNGPTIVPLGKEGEILHTPLMWMGRENSSLEGTHSFYLPKINWLKENCPSVYEATDVFLTTSSYITWLLTGEKAVVSAHDEFDRYIWSGQDIEKYHMKESRFPPIVTMGAVIGKISSAGSSLTGLPAGVPVVGGGVDFMVSLIGTGVVRPGRTCDRAGTSEGINFCSDKPVPDTRLRTLPHAVEGLYNVSGILSSTGSLFEWYRRITGQENYGYAETLSAIKSVAAGSGTPMFFPGLKDGGLWEFSNGMAVGLEAYQGRNELGRAVMESIGYAVRRAVELFEENDCPIGELRVSGGQGKNVIWNQIKADITGCSILVPEVEDAELLGGACLASAALGRFDNFLEASDELVRIKKIFYPDKKEEAVYREEYEKYKAVSEEAKKFLRNIEEMKGSF, from the coding sequence TTGATACTGGCTGTTGACATCGGCACATCGTCGATAAAAGGGGCGATTATCTCTCCTGAAGGATATGCTTTCGCCTATCATAAGGTACATCTTTTCCCGGAAGACAGGAATTATCCCGGGGAAGGGTATGCCGGCAGTTGGAAATCGGGATTTATTGAAATCGCCTCTATTTTAAGGAGGCAGGATATCTCCGCCGTTGTCATAAGCGGAAACGGACCCACTATTGTCCCCCTCGGAAAGGAGGGGGAAATCCTCCATACCCCCCTTATGTGGATGGGGCGGGAAAACTCATCTCTCGAAGGGACGCATTCCTTCTATCTGCCGAAAATCAACTGGTTGAAAGAAAACTGTCCCTCTGTCTATGAGGCGACAGATGTGTTCTTAACCACTTCTTCTTATATTACCTGGCTGCTGACCGGTGAGAAAGCTGTCGTCTCGGCTCATGATGAGTTCGATCGCTATATATGGAGCGGGCAGGACATTGAAAAATACCATATGAAGGAAAGCCGTTTTCCTCCAATCGTCACCATGGGAGCCGTTATCGGGAAAATTTCTTCTGCCGGTTCTTCTCTTACCGGTTTGCCTGCTGGTGTGCCTGTAGTCGGAGGCGGCGTCGATTTTATGGTATCGCTTATAGGAACCGGAGTAGTGCGGCCGGGAAGAACCTGTGACAGAGCCGGAACTTCGGAAGGGATCAATTTCTGTTCGGACAAGCCGGTTCCCGATACCCGCCTCAGGACTCTCCCCCATGCTGTGGAAGGGCTTTATAATGTGTCGGGAATACTGTCGTCCACCGGAAGCCTTTTCGAGTGGTACCGCCGTATCACCGGCCAGGAGAATTACGGTTATGCAGAAACTCTGTCGGCGATAAAATCCGTCGCGGCGGGATCGGGCACTCCTATGTTTTTTCCGGGATTGAAAGACGGGGGACTCTGGGAATTTTCCAATGGCATGGCCGTAGGGCTGGAAGCTTATCAGGGCCGGAATGAGCTTGGCCGTGCTGTTATGGAATCCATAGGATATGCCGTGCGGAGAGCCGTCGAGCTCTTTGAAGAGAATGATTGTCCAATCGGGGAACTGCGTGTATCGGGCGGGCAGGGGAAAAATGTCATATGGAATCAGATTAAAGCTGATATAACCGGTTGCTCCATCCTCGTGCCGGAGGTGGAGGATGCCGAACTTCTCGGCGGTGCCTGTCTCGCTTCAGCCGCACTAGGACGGTTTGATAACTTTCTGGAAGCTTCCGATGAGCTCGTGCGGATTAAAAAGATATTTTATCCCGACAAAAAAGAAGAAGCTGTATATAGAGAAGAGTATGAGAAATATAAAGCCGTCTCGGAAGAGGCAAAGAAATTTCTCAGAAATATAGAGGAAATGAAAGGCTCTTTTTAA
- the rplA gene encoding 50S ribosomal protein L1: MKHGKKYKEAAAKVDRDALYTYEDALSLVKELAFAKFDETIEMAVNLNLKKSHTVRDTLVLPHQFSGEKKVLVFAKGEKATEAEEAGAAYVGAEELVEKIKGGWLDFDVCVATPDMMREVGKLGPVLGRRGLMPNPKTRTVTMDIKGAIAELQKGRVEYRADKTGVVHLPVGKVSMDPAQVKENIDVFMSELVKKRPSDVKGDFIKTAAVSSTMGPGVRIAVGAN; the protein is encoded by the coding sequence ATGAAGCACGGTAAGAAATACAAAGAAGCCGCAGCAAAAGTTGACAGAGATGCTCTTTATACCTATGAAGATGCTCTTTCTCTTGTAAAAGAGCTCGCTTTTGCGAAATTCGATGAAACTATCGAAATGGCAGTGAATCTTAATCTTAAGAAAAGCCACACAGTTCGTGACACACTGGTTCTTCCTCATCAGTTTTCCGGTGAGAAAAAAGTGCTCGTTTTTGCAAAAGGCGAAAAAGCTACAGAGGCGGAAGAAGCCGGTGCGGCTTATGTCGGAGCTGAAGAGCTTGTTGAAAAAATCAAAGGCGGATGGCTTGATTTTGATGTCTGTGTTGCTACTCCCGATATGATGAGGGAAGTTGGTAAACTCGGACCGGTTCTTGGAAGAAGAGGCCTTATGCCTAACCCTAAAACAAGAACTGTAACGATGGATATTAAAGGTGCAATCGCGGAACTTCAGAAGGGTCGTGTTGAGTATCGTGCCGATAAAACCGGCGTTGTTCATCTTCCTGTTGGAAAAGTTTCCATGGATCCTGCACAGGTGAAGGAAAATATCGATGTTTTTATGTCTGAACTTGTGAAGAAGAGACCTAGTGATGTTAAAGGCGACTTTATCAAAACTGCTGCTGTTTCTTCCACAATGGGGCCCGGCGTCAGAATCGCTGTTGGTGCCAACTAA
- a CDS encoding ABC transporter ATP-binding protein, whose protein sequence is MRGIDSLSGNLSLTISEISKCFPPGYVNACDDINLQIKKGTITAVVGENGAGKSTLMNILCGTVMPDRGSFSTASGPVEPGSPGKSAGAGIGMVHQHPMCSSSLSVLDNIILGFEPRKHYFLTNRKEARKYIASLQEEYRIELDLDSPCSELNSVQIQNMELLHLLYLDRDILIFDEPTASLSEIGTEFFFSRLKRLKEEGKTIIFISHKLKEVFLMADEIAVMRKGKILLHKRAENLNPEEVASLMIGRKGDLSFPERERPEGENHGRRLYELKKTGYRKSESRFLENISLNIKEGEILGITGIRENGLELLEDIISGMIHPQEGKLYFNGRDVSRSGPAELRKMGISYVPADRLNRGISRDSSIAENLILLNYKRMHKMGVLIPSSVKRWTKEIQSTYSIEGEPQQPIRHLSGGNIQKVILSRELEEKPDLIIISEPSWGLDFNSRNRLHRELDRTAGRGTAILLISSDIDEILTLSDRIAVLYNGKVVMQKKRVETDRSMIGNAMLGLEVEP, encoded by the coding sequence ATCAGAGGGATAGATTCTCTGAGCGGGAACCTGTCGCTGACAATATCTGAAATCTCCAAGTGCTTTCCTCCGGGATATGTCAATGCCTGCGATGATATTAATCTCCAGATAAAGAAAGGAACCATTACCGCTGTCGTGGGGGAAAACGGGGCGGGAAAATCCACCCTCATGAATATTCTCTGCGGCACGGTCATGCCGGACCGCGGATCATTTTCCACCGCATCGGGACCGGTCGAGCCGGGCAGCCCTGGAAAATCAGCCGGTGCCGGAATCGGAATGGTCCACCAGCACCCTATGTGCTCCTCTTCTTTATCCGTACTGGATAACATCATCCTGGGTTTTGAACCGAGAAAGCACTACTTCCTGACAAACCGCAAAGAAGCAAGAAAATACATCGCTTCCCTTCAGGAGGAGTACCGGATAGAGCTTGACCTGGATTCACCCTGCTCTGAACTCAATTCCGTCCAGATTCAGAACATGGAACTTCTCCACCTTCTCTATCTGGACAGAGATATCCTGATATTTGATGAGCCGACGGCCAGCCTTTCGGAAATAGGGACAGAGTTTTTTTTCAGCCGTTTGAAGAGACTGAAAGAAGAGGGGAAAACCATCATATTCATCTCCCATAAGCTTAAAGAAGTTTTTCTTATGGCTGATGAAATCGCAGTGATGCGAAAAGGTAAGATCCTGCTCCACAAAAGGGCGGAAAATCTCAATCCCGAAGAAGTGGCGTCATTAATGATCGGAAGAAAGGGTGATCTCAGTTTCCCGGAACGCGAAAGACCCGAAGGGGAAAATCATGGAAGAAGGCTCTATGAGCTGAAAAAAACGGGATACCGGAAATCGGAAAGCCGGTTCCTTGAAAACATCAGTCTCAACATAAAAGAGGGAGAAATTCTGGGGATTACGGGAATACGGGAAAACGGTCTGGAACTCCTTGAGGATATCATATCGGGGATGATCCATCCCCAGGAAGGAAAGCTGTATTTCAACGGCAGAGATGTAAGCCGATCCGGACCCGCCGAATTGAGAAAAATGGGAATATCCTATGTCCCGGCAGATAGATTAAATCGGGGCATAAGCCGGGATTCTTCCATTGCGGAGAATCTCATCCTCCTTAATTATAAAAGAATGCACAAGATGGGCGTTCTGATTCCCTCCTCGGTAAAGCGGTGGACGAAAGAAATTCAGAGCACCTACAGCATAGAGGGAGAGCCCCAGCAGCCGATCCGTCATCTATCGGGAGGAAATATTCAGAAAGTGATTCTTTCGAGGGAGCTGGAGGAAAAACCGGACCTGATAATTATCAGCGAACCGAGCTGGGGTCTGGATTTCAACAGCCGCAACCGCCTTCACAGGGAACTGGACAGAACAGCAGGAAGAGGCACCGCCATCCTCCTCATCAGTTCCGATATAGACGAAATACTCACCCTTTCCGACCGGATTGCCGTCCTTTACAATGGTAAAGTTGTTATGCAGAAGAAGAGAGTGGAAACAGACCGGTCGATGATCGGCAATGCCATGCTGGGGCTGGAGGTAGAGCCTTGA
- the nusG gene encoding transcription termination/antitermination protein NusG — MAKGWYVLHTYSGHENKIEKYIRLYMEDGTLGGAVFDVKVPSEEVVEVRNGKKRTVNRKFLPGYILIEMDLPDRGWKPVCTAIRRIQGVMGFVGQAPGAKPQPISSDEARAILQKTGEIKTEKTFHVKQEFVVGEEVRIMEGPFESFSGSVEEVMQEKGKLRVVVGIFGRNTPVEVDFSQVERV; from the coding sequence ATGGCTAAAGGCTGGTATGTATTACATACTTATTCCGGGCACGAGAACAAGATTGAGAAGTACATAAGGCTCTATATGGAAGACGGCACCCTGGGGGGTGCTGTTTTTGACGTAAAAGTCCCTTCGGAAGAAGTGGTCGAAGTGCGTAACGGGAAGAAGAGAACTGTTAACAGGAAATTTCTCCCCGGCTATATCCTTATTGAAATGGACCTTCCCGATAGGGGATGGAAGCCTGTTTGTACGGCGATCAGAAGGATTCAGGGTGTAATGGGTTTTGTCGGGCAGGCTCCCGGCGCGAAGCCTCAGCCAATTTCTTCTGACGAGGCAAGGGCGATCTTGCAGAAAACCGGAGAGATTAAAACGGAGAAAACCTTTCATGTCAAACAGGAGTTTGTCGTGGGGGAAGAGGTTCGCATTATGGAAGGACCCTTCGAGTCTTTCTCCGGTAGTGTGGAAGAGGTTATGCAGGAGAAAGGAAAGCTCCGCGTAGTCGTTGGAATTTTTGGAAGAAATACGCCTGTGGAAGTTGATTTTTCCCAGGTGGAAAGAGTGTAG
- the rpmG gene encoding 50S ribosomal protein L33, with protein MAKAKKGAVELIALQCSDCKRKNYTSQKNRRNVQGKLELKKYCKWCKTSTVHKETKIK; from the coding sequence ATGGCTAAAGCTAAGAAAGGTGCTGTTGAGCTGATAGCGCTTCAGTGTAGTGATTGTAAAAGAAAAAATTACACATCACAGAAAAATAGACGTAATGTTCAGGGTAAACTTGAGCTCAAAAAGTACTGTAAATGGTGTAAGACCAGCACAGTTCACAAAGAAACAAAAATTAAATAG
- the secE gene encoding preprotein translocase subunit SecE, whose amino-acid sequence MRKIWTFLTESYGELRKVVWPSWDSVVSSVKVVLVSTVLFAVFFGLVDYLLLNGLYLFF is encoded by the coding sequence ATGAGAAAAATCTGGACTTTTCTGACCGAGAGTTATGGCGAATTGCGAAAAGTTGTGTGGCCGAGTTGGGACTCTGTGGTTTCGTCGGTGAAGGTTGTGCTTGTTTCAACTGTTCTTTTTGCTGTGTTTTTCGGGCTGGTTGATTATTTACTGCTCAATGGATTATACTTGTTTTTCTGA
- a CDS encoding ABC transporter permease: MRGRHRLFGRFAGTMITLIAVFLTAVLFLLVFSNDKGESLYYFFAGPFLTSLSIGNMLSSFTLLTFSGLAITVAFRADVFNLGGEGQIYIGALAATFFLLRFPAMGGEWGILMATGTAALAGGILAGLSGWLKARWNVDELISSFLLSGGIIHVIDYLITGPLSDRNSYLLTTGTVGEAFWLTRLMPPSNLNSSFFGALFAVAAMALFLYYTKQGYELRICGMNREFAYYGGLNTSLYIILPMFLSGAVMGLVGSSAVLGIHHSTIKGFYSGIGWNGIAVALIAGTNPLAVIPSAFVFAFLNQAASTAMMRADFPFELGGLIQAVVFLFISSKILAEKAESILSFIKEKKGAGK; this comes from the coding sequence TTGAGGGGCCGACACAGACTCTTCGGCCGCTTCGCCGGAACCATGATCACTCTGATTGCGGTATTTCTGACCGCCGTCCTTTTTCTCCTTGTTTTCAGCAATGACAAGGGAGAATCACTGTATTACTTCTTTGCCGGGCCTTTTCTCACCAGTCTTTCCATTGGAAATATGTTAAGCTCCTTTACCCTTCTCACTTTTTCCGGTCTGGCTATAACGGTGGCTTTCCGCGCCGATGTTTTTAACCTGGGAGGAGAGGGGCAGATTTATATCGGCGCTCTGGCAGCCACATTTTTCCTCCTGAGATTTCCCGCCATGGGCGGAGAATGGGGAATCCTGATGGCGACGGGAACCGCGGCTCTGGCAGGCGGAATTCTCGCCGGGCTATCGGGGTGGCTGAAGGCGCGGTGGAATGTCGACGAACTGATTTCCTCCTTTCTCTTATCGGGAGGAATCATTCATGTCATCGATTACCTTATTACCGGCCCTCTGTCCGACAGGAACAGTTACCTTCTGACAACAGGAACCGTCGGAGAGGCCTTCTGGCTGACAAGACTGATGCCGCCGTCCAATCTGAACAGCAGCTTCTTCGGAGCTCTTTTCGCAGTGGCGGCCATGGCTCTGTTTCTGTATTACACAAAGCAGGGTTACGAGTTGAGAATATGCGGCATGAACAGGGAGTTTGCCTATTACGGCGGCTTGAACACAAGCCTGTATATCATTCTGCCGATGTTTCTCAGCGGGGCCGTTATGGGTCTGGTCGGCTCATCGGCTGTTTTGGGTATTCACCACAGTACCATTAAAGGTTTCTATAGCGGGATCGGCTGGAACGGAATAGCTGTCGCCCTTATCGCCGGCACCAATCCTCTCGCCGTTATACCTTCAGCTTTTGTCTTCGCTTTTCTCAACCAGGCGGCCTCAACCGCCATGATGAGGGCCGATTTCCCCTTTGAACTGGGAGGATTGATACAGGCTGTCGTCTTCCTTTTCATATCTTCCAAAATACTGGCGGAGAAAGCCGAATCAATTCTCTCCTTTATAAAAGAAAAAAAAGGAGCCGGGAAATGA
- the rplK gene encoding 50S ribosomal protein L11, translating to MAKKKVTAFIKLQVPAGKATPAPPVGPALGPHGVSAPQFVQQFNDRTKNMEPGLTIPVVISVFSDRTFTFITKTPPAAVLIKKAAKLDKGSAEPHKVKVATVTREDLRPIAELKMPDLNANDIEAAINIIAGTARSMGVKVEG from the coding sequence ATGGCAAAGAAAAAGGTAACGGCTTTCATAAAGCTGCAGGTACCGGCTGGTAAGGCTACTCCTGCACCTCCCGTAGGTCCCGCTCTGGGTCCTCATGGTGTAAGTGCGCCTCAGTTTGTACAGCAGTTTAATGACCGTACAAAAAACATGGAACCCGGTTTAACTATACCGGTAGTAATTTCTGTTTTCAGTGACAGAACTTTTACTTTTATTACCAAGACTCCTCCTGCGGCAGTTCTTATTAAGAAAGCTGCAAAGTTGGATAAAGGGTCTGCTGAGCCTCATAAAGTTAAGGTCGCTACAGTGACCAGAGAGGATTTGAGACCTATTGCTGAGCTGAAAATGCCCGACCTCAATGCTAATGACATTGAAGCGGCGATTAATATTATCGCCGGAACTGCCCGTTCTATGGGTGTGAAGGTGGAGGGTTGA
- the prs gene encoding ribose-phosphate diphosphokinase, which yields MSFSKPTTLGIIACPGGEKFADSIIAHLKTIYARRFDIKAQGIAKLYGLDKESAVKELNMANDLNSHRVKTIGDGTSYRIPSFKIPCKFTKFANGEFKTEILYSVRGKDIFIVQDVENRGRLPFAGSENGHVLSVNDHIFNLFVTIDAAKQCGARRVTLVLPAYPYARQHKKKGREGLTASSLGRIFENMGVDRIITLDLHSKEIEHTFSTLHLENMHASYQILRKLNAHFNLPAEDLVVVSPDTGAIDRNKYYANSLQKPLALLYKERDYSKVTTSAKDSNIVSARLLGDVKGKTVFIADDMLGTGGTLIKAMRLIKDMGAEKIVCAISLPLFTGNAIEHFDNAFKEGLFDYIIGTNAVTAPEELQKRAWYLNANVSNLFARVISRIHHNRSLSPLLDNNKMIQRMLVGGRN from the coding sequence ATGAGCTTCTCAAAGCCGACTACCCTCGGGATTATAGCTTGCCCCGGAGGTGAAAAATTTGCCGACTCTATTATAGCCCATCTGAAGACGATCTATGCCCGGAGATTTGATATCAAAGCTCAGGGAATAGCGAAGCTTTACGGCCTGGATAAAGAGAGTGCGGTAAAAGAGCTTAATATGGCCAATGACCTTAACAGCCACAGGGTCAAAACCATCGGAGACGGTACTTCCTACAGAATTCCGTCGTTTAAAATTCCCTGTAAATTCACAAAGTTTGCCAATGGTGAGTTTAAAACGGAAATTCTCTATTCCGTCAGAGGGAAGGATATTTTCATTGTTCAGGATGTGGAAAACCGCGGTCGTCTGCCTTTTGCCGGATCGGAAAACGGTCATGTCCTTTCGGTTAATGATCATATCTTTAATTTATTCGTCACTATCGATGCTGCCAAACAGTGCGGCGCGAGAAGAGTCACTCTCGTGCTTCCCGCATATCCTTATGCAAGACAGCACAAGAAAAAAGGCAGGGAAGGGCTGACCGCATCCAGCCTCGGAAGGATTTTCGAGAATATGGGTGTCGACAGGATCATTACCCTCGATCTGCACTCCAAAGAAATAGAGCATACTTTTTCCACCCTTCATCTGGAAAATATGCATGCCTCTTACCAGATCTTGAGAAAACTGAACGCTCATTTCAACCTTCCTGCTGAAGATCTGGTTGTTGTCTCTCCTGATACGGGAGCCATCGACAGAAACAAATATTATGCAAACTCATTGCAGAAGCCTCTGGCCCTTCTTTATAAGGAAAGGGATTATTCCAAGGTCACGACTAGCGCCAAGGATTCCAATATCGTTTCGGCTCGGCTCCTGGGCGATGTGAAGGGGAAAACCGTTTTTATAGCCGATGATATGCTCGGAACAGGGGGAACCCTGATTAAAGCTATGAGGCTTATAAAGGATATGGGGGCGGAGAAGATCGTCTGCGCCATCTCGCTTCCTCTGTTTACAGGAAATGCCATTGAGCATTTTGATAATGCCTTTAAAGAAGGATTGTTTGATTACATAATCGGGACCAATGCCGTCACTGCTCCGGAGGAGCTTCAGAAGCGAGCCTGGTATCTCAATGCCAATGTATCCAACCTCTTTGCCCGTGTTATCTCGAGAATCCATCATAACCGGTCGCTTTCGCCGCTGCTGGACAATAATAAAATGATTCAGCGGATGCTGGTGGGAGGCCGTAACTGA